The following are encoded in a window of Amaranthus tricolor cultivar Red isolate AtriRed21 chromosome 2, ASM2621246v1, whole genome shotgun sequence genomic DNA:
- the LOC130805599 gene encoding uncharacterized protein LOC130805599, with protein MFHHHHQSHNVNSNIDIYSTPIRGESLDENEMEYDDDDDDDDDENEGNDQDDQYGEDGGNSVHHVDASLYTQPSFQDIVSQFGSPPSFTQLKSWDLIEDIALICSVINTSTDPIVSTNQKIRVRWQKVKEAYEAARMERPHLIPRRTADMLKCRWGRVAPACLKWSGSYDGALRRKKNGTTDEDVLKEAHLIHQRKHGNFNFIEQWKILRKYNKWKQVVKTNQKKTIGSTTNW; from the exons atgtttcaccaccatcatcaatctcACAATGTCAACTCTAATATTGATATCTATTCAACTCCAATAAGGGGTGAAAGTTTAGACGAAAATGAgatggagtatgatgatgatgatgatgatgatgatgatgaaaatgaaggaAATGATCAAGATGATCAATATGGTGAAGATGGAGGAAATTCTGTTCATCATGTTGATGCTAGTCTTTACACCCAACCATCATTTCAAGATATAGTTTCACAATTTGGTTCACCACCGAGCTTCACTCAATTG AAAAGTTGGGATTTGATTGAAGATATTGCTCTCATATGTTCAGTCATAAACACAAGTACAGATCCAATTGTGAGCACCAACCAAAAGATAAGAGTGAGGTGGCAAAAAGTTAAGGAAGCTTATGAAGCAGCGAGGATGGAACGACCCCATCTGATCCCACGAAGAACCGCCGACATGCTTAAATGTCGTTGGGGTAGAGTTGCTCCAGCATGTTTGAAGTGGTCTGGAAGTTATGATGGGGCTCTTAGGAGGAAGAAGAATGGCACGACAGACGAAGATGTGCTTAAAGAAGCGCATTTAATCCATCAAAGAAAACACGGTAACTTTAACTTCATTGAGCAATggaaaattttaagaaagtatAACAAGTGGAAGCAAGTggtaaaaactaatcaaaaaaaaacaattggatCAACAACCAACTGGTGA
- the LOC130804639 gene encoding uncharacterized protein LOC130804639 isoform X1 translates to MTYRSKRTRLAGIAKEKQTKISSVDDVVRQVIHDVADVQNQDEETLRSSCCNQSADQAATDLPTQATCTDVDDVRSNLGKRSGRVSRRTSPSQPSAINPSLQYKATRNRSRHVQDTGVQSNHEVGLRGAPALETQYSSSHNAWFDDPTMNEPMQATTTEVNDVRSDKRNAVERQLHTPSPSQPLCIDSPTQLKVSKRQSWVEDDIEEPSHQRLSQGRRSKTAAWTDEIEFDEMEEVEMRDREGKRGKKGGRVLPRHVWSLQPGVRFVVPFNALDQPVRKGGHLLVKFLGDVAKNGELCPIGEISWHKVDRNCKAKIIDLIRAKFVLPAREEIDKSILKNVGNRWRAYRYKLKVQYKKLDKTQAEVVSIVPKGVDATQWEKLVQYWFSEKSQFLSEKGKVARALQSHHHTTGAKSFARMRDEFEKVNGREPGALEWFAQTHIRKDGAFVKDSSKEFLDAAAAMVAQRGSTSSPSKRIAIENQVFNELMYSDDERPYRPIGYGFGANWNKKIVGGEKRKREYFASGASMEAGGPGTGTRSKLLGIGAMQKRSDYSTLDISTEMERLNFAMTAVSETNELMQAQMKKQSRQLKMQAQQLQLQSKQMDGMQFQLQQMTSLLTKFGVMLNNPKIDSTRRGPFYQSLNVTNAQVPGASSEYSDSDSDSIEWESD, encoded by the exons ATGACTTATCGGAGTAAAAGAACTAGACTTGCTGGAATTGCTAAAGAAAAACAGACAAAGATTTCGTCAGTCGACGATGTTGTTAGACAAGTAATCCATGATGTTGCTGATGTGCAAAATCAAGATGAGGAGACCTTGCGTAGTTCATGTTGCAACCAGAGCGCAGACCAAGCTGCAACTGACCTCCCAACCCAAGCTACATGTACCGATGTTGATGATGTTAGATCGAACTTGGGAAAACGATCTGGACGAGTGTCCCGTAGGACTTCACCAAGTCAACCATCTGCCATCAATCCTTCTCTGCAATATAAGGCTACTCGTAATCGATCTCGACATGTCCAGGATACCGGTGTTCAATCAAACCATGAGGTTGGCTTAAGAGGAGCTCCAGCTCTCGAGACCCAGTACAGCTCAAGCCACAATGCTTGGTTTGATGATCCCACAATGAATGAGCCCATGCAAGCGACAACTACAGAGGTGAATGATGTTAGGTCTGACAAGAGAAATGCAGTAGAACGACAACTCCATACTCCATCACCAAGCCAACCCCTTTGTATCGATTCACCTACCCAACTTAAAGTGTCAAAAAGACAATCATGGGTTGAAGATGATATTGAAGAACCCTCCCATCAAAGACTATCACAAGGAAGGCGCTCGAAAACAGCCGCTTGGACCGATGAGATAGAATTCGATGAAATGGAAGAGGTGGAGATGAGAG ATAGGGAAGGGAAGCGTGGAAAGAAAGGAGGAAGAGTTCTTCCGCGGCATGTTTGGTCGCTCCAACCTGGAGTGAGATTTGTTGTTCCTTTCAATGCATTAGATCAACCTGTGAGGAAGGGTGGTCATTTGCTTGTCAAGTTTTTGGGAGATGTAGCAAAGAATGGCGAACTATGTCCTATTGGTGAGATAAGCTGGCATAAAGTGGATAGAAATTGTAAAGCCAAGATTATAGACTTGATTCGG GCTAAGTTTGTGCTTCCTGCCCGAGAAGAGATTGACAAAAGCATTCTTAAAAATGTGGGAAATAGATGGAGAGCTTATAGGTATAAGCTTAAAGTGCAATATAAAAAACTTGACAAAACACAAGCAGAAGTTGTAAGCATTGTGCCAAAAGGAGTAGATGCAACCCAGTGGGAAAAACTTGTGCAATACTGGTTTTCAGAGAAGAGTCAG ttcttATCTGAGAAGGGCAAGGTGGCACGAGCTCTTCAATCACATCATCACACTACAGGTGCCAAGAGCTTTGCTCGGATGAGAGACGAATTT GAGAAGGTGAATGGAAGAGAGCCAGGCGCATTGGAGTGGTTTGCTCAAACTCATATAAGAAAAGATGGAGCTTTTGTGAAGGATTCATCCAAAGAATTCTTG GATGCAGCAGCAGCTATGGTTGCTCAACGTGGTTCCACCTCATCTCCTTCAAAGCGAATTGCCATTGAGAATCAGGTTTTTAATGAGCTCATGTACTCTGATGATGAGAGACCTTATCGACCCATCGGGTATGGATTTGGAGCCAACTGGAACAAAAAAATTGTTGGAGGAGAAAAGAGGAAAAGAGAATATTTTGCATCTGGTGCTTCCATGGAAGCAGGGGGCCCAGGAACTGGCACTCGAAGTAAGTTATTGGGTATTGGTGCCATGCAAAAGAGAAGTGACTACTCAACATTAGATATCTCAACAGAAATGGAAAGGTTGAACTTTGCAATGACAGCAGTGAGTGAGACCAATGAACTTATGCAAGCTCAAATGAAGAAGCAATCTCGGCAATTGAAAATGCAAGCTCAGCAGTTACAATTGCAGTCCAAGCAGATGGATGGAATGCAATTCCAACTACAACAAATGACTTCGTTGCTGACCAAATTTGGAGTGATGCTGAATAATCCAAAAATTGATTCTACACGCAGAGGGCCTTTTTATCAGAGCCTCAATGTCACTAATGCACAG GTTCCAGGAGCTTCATCTGAATATTCTGACAGTGACTCTGACAGTATAGAATGGGAATCAGATTAG
- the LOC130804639 gene encoding uncharacterized protein LOC130804639 isoform X2 — protein MTYRSKRTRLAGIAKEKQTKISSVDDVVRQVIHDVADVQNQDEETLRSSCCNQSADQAATDLPTQATCTDVDDVRSNLGKRSGRVSRRTSPSQPSAINPSLQYKATRNRSRHVQDTGVQSNHEVGLRGAPALETQYSSSHNAWFDDPTMNEPMQATTTEVNDVRSDKRNAVERQLHTPSPSQPLCIDSPTQLKVSKRQSWVEDDIEEPSHQRLSQGRRSKTAAWTDEIEFDEMEEVEMRDREGKRGKKGGRVLPRHVWSLQPGVRFVVPFNALDQPVRKGGHLLVKFLGDVAKNGELCPIGEISWHKVDRNCKAKIIDLIRAKFVLPAREEIDKSILKNVGNRWRAYRYKLKVQYKKLDKTQAEVVSIVPKGVDATQWEKLVQYWFSEKSQGKVARALQSHHHTTGAKSFARMRDEFEKVNGREPGALEWFAQTHIRKDGAFVKDSSKEFLDAAAAMVAQRGSTSSPSKRIAIENQVFNELMYSDDERPYRPIGYGFGANWNKKIVGGEKRKREYFASGASMEAGGPGTGTRSKLLGIGAMQKRSDYSTLDISTEMERLNFAMTAVSETNELMQAQMKKQSRQLKMQAQQLQLQSKQMDGMQFQLQQMTSLLTKFGVMLNNPKIDSTRRGPFYQSLNVTNAQVPGASSEYSDSDSDSIEWESD, from the exons ATGACTTATCGGAGTAAAAGAACTAGACTTGCTGGAATTGCTAAAGAAAAACAGACAAAGATTTCGTCAGTCGACGATGTTGTTAGACAAGTAATCCATGATGTTGCTGATGTGCAAAATCAAGATGAGGAGACCTTGCGTAGTTCATGTTGCAACCAGAGCGCAGACCAAGCTGCAACTGACCTCCCAACCCAAGCTACATGTACCGATGTTGATGATGTTAGATCGAACTTGGGAAAACGATCTGGACGAGTGTCCCGTAGGACTTCACCAAGTCAACCATCTGCCATCAATCCTTCTCTGCAATATAAGGCTACTCGTAATCGATCTCGACATGTCCAGGATACCGGTGTTCAATCAAACCATGAGGTTGGCTTAAGAGGAGCTCCAGCTCTCGAGACCCAGTACAGCTCAAGCCACAATGCTTGGTTTGATGATCCCACAATGAATGAGCCCATGCAAGCGACAACTACAGAGGTGAATGATGTTAGGTCTGACAAGAGAAATGCAGTAGAACGACAACTCCATACTCCATCACCAAGCCAACCCCTTTGTATCGATTCACCTACCCAACTTAAAGTGTCAAAAAGACAATCATGGGTTGAAGATGATATTGAAGAACCCTCCCATCAAAGACTATCACAAGGAAGGCGCTCGAAAACAGCCGCTTGGACCGATGAGATAGAATTCGATGAAATGGAAGAGGTGGAGATGAGAG ATAGGGAAGGGAAGCGTGGAAAGAAAGGAGGAAGAGTTCTTCCGCGGCATGTTTGGTCGCTCCAACCTGGAGTGAGATTTGTTGTTCCTTTCAATGCATTAGATCAACCTGTGAGGAAGGGTGGTCATTTGCTTGTCAAGTTTTTGGGAGATGTAGCAAAGAATGGCGAACTATGTCCTATTGGTGAGATAAGCTGGCATAAAGTGGATAGAAATTGTAAAGCCAAGATTATAGACTTGATTCGG GCTAAGTTTGTGCTTCCTGCCCGAGAAGAGATTGACAAAAGCATTCTTAAAAATGTGGGAAATAGATGGAGAGCTTATAGGTATAAGCTTAAAGTGCAATATAAAAAACTTGACAAAACACAAGCAGAAGTTGTAAGCATTGTGCCAAAAGGAGTAGATGCAACCCAGTGGGAAAAACTTGTGCAATACTGGTTTTCAGAGAAGAGTCAG GGCAAGGTGGCACGAGCTCTTCAATCACATCATCACACTACAGGTGCCAAGAGCTTTGCTCGGATGAGAGACGAATTT GAGAAGGTGAATGGAAGAGAGCCAGGCGCATTGGAGTGGTTTGCTCAAACTCATATAAGAAAAGATGGAGCTTTTGTGAAGGATTCATCCAAAGAATTCTTG GATGCAGCAGCAGCTATGGTTGCTCAACGTGGTTCCACCTCATCTCCTTCAAAGCGAATTGCCATTGAGAATCAGGTTTTTAATGAGCTCATGTACTCTGATGATGAGAGACCTTATCGACCCATCGGGTATGGATTTGGAGCCAACTGGAACAAAAAAATTGTTGGAGGAGAAAAGAGGAAAAGAGAATATTTTGCATCTGGTGCTTCCATGGAAGCAGGGGGCCCAGGAACTGGCACTCGAAGTAAGTTATTGGGTATTGGTGCCATGCAAAAGAGAAGTGACTACTCAACATTAGATATCTCAACAGAAATGGAAAGGTTGAACTTTGCAATGACAGCAGTGAGTGAGACCAATGAACTTATGCAAGCTCAAATGAAGAAGCAATCTCGGCAATTGAAAATGCAAGCTCAGCAGTTACAATTGCAGTCCAAGCAGATGGATGGAATGCAATTCCAACTACAACAAATGACTTCGTTGCTGACCAAATTTGGAGTGATGCTGAATAATCCAAAAATTGATTCTACACGCAGAGGGCCTTTTTATCAGAGCCTCAATGTCACTAATGCACAG GTTCCAGGAGCTTCATCTGAATATTCTGACAGTGACTCTGACAGTATAGAATGGGAATCAGATTAG